From one Silvibacterium dinghuense genomic stretch:
- a CDS encoding ATP-binding cassette domain-containing protein: MSLTSSNGNLVLIPRRIPRGPYFALHHVSKAFGSTLVLDDVSFNVNRGNTLCIIDSSGAGKTILHLLMEFLKPDSGQVIAENEDISDFSQKLNQPISRKIVMVFEDGTIFRPSTSDKIKYSSQRIQMSLRQERSRETRRWRAAVEALAENPEAILLDRSKAKTSPCQMHHLEALFRRRKAEGKTSIVLTEESSVIRRIADQVLLLEDGSVRFSGTLSEMTRTRNLIDLPYQWLDQRVLSLP; the protein is encoded by the coding sequence ATGAGTCTAACGTCGAGCAATGGCAACCTCGTACTGATACCGCGAAGGATACCTCGCGGTCCGTATTTTGCACTGCACCATGTTTCGAAAGCGTTTGGCTCCACGCTTGTACTCGATGACGTCAGCTTTAACGTCAATCGGGGAAATACTCTCTGCATCATCGACAGCAGCGGCGCGGGGAAAACAATCCTTCACCTGCTCATGGAATTTCTGAAGCCTGATTCCGGCCAGGTAATCGCAGAAAACGAAGACATCTCTGATTTTTCCCAAAAGCTGAATCAGCCGATCTCTCGAAAAATCGTGATGGTCTTTGAGGATGGAACCATCTTTAGACCTTCCACCAGTGACAAGATCAAGTACAGCTCACAAAGAATCCAGATGTCTCTGCGTCAGGAGAGGTCAAGGGAGACGCGACGCTGGAGGGCTGCCGTAGAGGCACTTGCCGAAAATCCAGAGGCTATTCTGCTGGACCGATCGAAGGCAAAGACATCTCCTTGCCAAATGCATCACTTGGAGGCTTTATTCCGACGCCGAAAGGCCGAAGGGAAAACGAGTATCGTCCTCACGGAAGAGAGTAGTGTGATACGGCGAATCGCAGATCAGGTTCTCCTTCTTGAGGATGGAAGCGTGCGGTTCTCGGGCACTCTCTCAGAAATGACTCGCACACGCAATCTGATTGACCTACCCTATCAATGGCTTGATCAACGCGTGCTTTCTTTACCATAG
- a CDS encoding thioesterase family protein — MQAIPVGVKGYATLVVEPKHLANEFKDPSLPHVLATPILILLMENAALDAVRSYLDPGESAVGTAVEIKHHAPTPVGQRVIAEAEVIRIDKRRIIFLVTACDETEEIGVGVHERTVVDISRLAQRLAAKSNLRSGKM; from the coding sequence ATGCAGGCGATACCGGTTGGAGTGAAGGGTTACGCTACTCTCGTGGTCGAGCCGAAGCATCTGGCCAACGAATTCAAGGACCCCTCGCTGCCACATGTGCTCGCAACGCCGATCCTGATTCTTCTGATGGAGAATGCGGCACTTGACGCCGTTCGCAGCTATTTGGATCCGGGGGAGAGTGCCGTCGGTACCGCGGTTGAGATCAAGCATCACGCGCCAACGCCAGTTGGGCAGCGCGTGATAGCTGAAGCTGAAGTCATTCGAATCGACAAAAGACGGATAATATTTTTGGTAACAGCCTGTGACGAGACTGAAGAGATCGGCGTGGGAGTCCATGAGCGCACGGTAGTGGATATCAGTCGTCTTGCGCAGCGCCTGGCGGCGAAGAGCAATCTGAGGTCAGGAAAAATGTAG
- a CDS encoding response regulator transcription factor: protein MDDDARVRRSLANLLASFDIPTRAFPSALEYLNCELPDLLSCLILDINLPGLSGLALQQRLVSQQHPPIIFLTGHGDVPSSVQAMKAGAVDFLPKPFHKDQLLRAIDEAFQRHAESRVIHAELADLNARYGRLTPREREVLALIVAGRLNKQAAAELGISEITCQVHRGQIMRKMSAESLADLVRMASKLQIPLPKRLGSS, encoded by the coding sequence GTGGACGACGATGCACGAGTAAGACGTTCCCTGGCTAATCTTCTGGCATCTTTCGACATTCCTACCCGAGCGTTTCCGTCCGCCCTCGAATACCTGAATTGCGAACTCCCAGACCTCCTGTCATGTCTCATTCTCGACATTAACCTTCCTGGCCTGAGCGGATTGGCGCTTCAGCAAAGGCTCGTAAGCCAGCAACACCCACCCATTATCTTTCTTACCGGACATGGTGACGTTCCGTCTTCCGTGCAAGCGATGAAGGCCGGAGCGGTCGATTTCCTACCGAAGCCGTTCCATAAGGATCAACTCTTACGGGCCATCGATGAGGCATTCCAACGCCATGCTGAATCGCGAGTCATCCACGCCGAACTTGCCGATTTAAACGCACGGTATGGCCGTCTCACTCCGAGAGAAAGAGAAGTTCTGGCCCTGATCGTCGCTGGCCGCTTGAACAAACAGGCTGCCGCCGAATTGGGGATTAGCGAGATCACCTGCCAGGTGCATCGTGGTCAGATCATGAGGAAGATGTCAGCCGAATCCCTGGCAGATCTGGTGCGCATGGCCTCGAAGCTCCAGATCCCCCTGCCGAAGCGTCTGGGCTCGTCATAA
- a CDS encoding UBP-type zinc finger domain-containing protein: MKRSIAGINPTAKPSGTGCEECLATGAWWFHLRRCAECGHIGCCDSSPNQHATKHFHATGHPIIRSFEPGETWFWNFIKRTEVRGEALAPPESHPKDQPVPGPAGHVPLNWQSLLNE; this comes from the coding sequence ATGAAGCGAAGCATAGCTGGGATTAATCCAACGGCCAAACCCTCCGGAACCGGTTGCGAGGAGTGTCTGGCCACAGGCGCATGGTGGTTTCACCTTCGTCGCTGTGCTGAATGCGGTCACATCGGGTGTTGCGACAGTTCTCCCAACCAGCATGCGACGAAGCATTTTCATGCCACAGGGCATCCCATCATTCGAAGCTTCGAACCAGGGGAGACGTGGTTCTGGAATTTCATCAAGCGCACCGAAGTAAGGGGCGAAGCACTTGCGCCGCCTGAATCGCATCCCAAAGACCAGCCGGTACCGGGCCCTGCTGGGCACGTTCCCTTAAACTGGCAATCGCTATTGAACGAATAG
- a CDS encoding potassium channel family protein has product MHSRLIRRILLITGLLALITSIGTVGFVLIEGYPWFDAFYMTLSTITTIGYQEIKPLSHSGRVFNSFLIIVGVTAVFVAVGAMTQTIIELELQGRYGERRRKKMIHQLRDHFIVCGYGRVGRNAAYEFQRTATPFLVIDRNEQRVAKATNAGMLAMAADATQDDSLREAGVFRAKGLIAALASDADNLFIILSAKALNPQLTVVTRASEEEAGEKLRRAGADTVLTPFSMAGRQLADVLLRPHVVEFIDFARSNMGTGVVMEQVRVSSQAEFTGKTLGELTELRRSGVIILAIRKTSGDTTFNPDPNLEIAAGDFLIVMGERANLQRLERLITA; this is encoded by the coding sequence ATGCACAGTCGCCTGATCCGCCGCATTCTTCTCATTACCGGATTGTTAGCTCTTATCACTTCAATCGGCACAGTCGGGTTTGTGCTGATTGAAGGATATCCATGGTTCGATGCTTTCTACATGACGCTCTCGACAATTACGACCATCGGCTATCAGGAGATCAAGCCGCTTAGCCATTCCGGGCGCGTGTTCAATTCATTCCTGATTATCGTCGGCGTTACCGCAGTGTTCGTGGCTGTGGGCGCGATGACCCAAACCATTATCGAGTTGGAGTTGCAAGGGCGCTATGGAGAGCGCAGAAGGAAGAAAATGATCCATCAACTTCGCGATCACTTTATCGTCTGCGGCTACGGTCGAGTAGGCCGCAACGCGGCCTACGAATTTCAAAGGACAGCCACCCCATTTTTGGTGATTGACCGCAATGAACAGCGCGTCGCAAAAGCTACGAACGCGGGTATGCTTGCTATGGCTGCCGATGCCACACAGGACGATAGCCTTCGAGAAGCAGGGGTGTTCCGTGCAAAGGGACTGATCGCAGCCTTGGCATCGGATGCGGACAACCTCTTTATCATTCTCTCTGCAAAAGCTCTCAATCCCCAATTGACCGTCGTGACGCGTGCATCAGAAGAAGAAGCCGGAGAGAAGCTGCGACGGGCCGGGGCTGATACCGTTCTGACTCCATTTTCCATGGCCGGCCGCCAGCTTGCCGATGTGCTGTTGCGGCCGCATGTGGTCGAGTTCATCGACTTTGCCAGGAGCAATATGGGAACCGGGGTTGTGATGGAACAGGTGCGAGTCTCGTCACAGGCAGAGTTCACCGGAAAGACTCTGGGGGAGTTGACGGAACTGCGTAGGTCGGGAGTCATCATCCTCGCTATTCGCAAAACATCGGGAGACACGACCTTCAATCCGGATCCAAATTTGGAAATTGCCGCGGGCGATTTTCTAATTGTGATGGGAGAGCGTGCAAATCTGCAACGCCTTGAAAGACTCATCACGGCATAA
- a CDS encoding NAD(P)/FAD-dependent oxidoreductase produces MAAEVAGGAPRPRVVVVGAGFAGINAAKQLAKLPVDVTVIDRTNHYTFQPLLYQIALAVLSPADIAQPIRRILSGNTNTEVLMDEVVSIEAPSRRVHLESGAIVAYDYLVLATGSTHSYFSHPEWAELAPGLKQIEDATEIRRRVLLAFELAERQMVETGSHPPLQFVIIGAGPTGVELAGAISDITRLYMAKDFHHIDTKKTKIIILEGSPAVLGMYPTDLQQKAILQLHKLGVEVHTGALVTDLQPGYVIIGEGAQTKRIESVCTLWAAGVKSSPLGRLLAASMGNDSILDRRGCVLVDEHLNPKGHPEIFICGDLAHFEQDGKQVPGVAQPAMQMGRYAAGRIGLLVCDPSAAAQQKGFRYFDKGDMATIGRKMAVARIVWPFRADWSGFMAWATWLTVHIFFLMDFRNRWSVFVNWGYTYLRFRTGARLITGSRDLPGWKTLLEKDAAERSCTDQLS; encoded by the coding sequence ATGGCTGCTGAAGTCGCTGGAGGCGCACCCAGGCCACGCGTAGTTGTGGTGGGAGCAGGATTCGCAGGCATCAACGCAGCGAAGCAACTCGCGAAATTGCCGGTAGATGTGACGGTGATCGACCGTACCAACCATTACACCTTTCAACCGCTGCTCTATCAGATTGCGCTCGCCGTGCTTTCGCCAGCCGATATCGCTCAACCCATTCGCAGGATCCTCAGCGGTAACACGAATACCGAGGTGTTGATGGATGAGGTGGTGAGTATCGAAGCGCCGTCCCGTCGCGTGCATCTTGAATCGGGTGCAATCGTAGCGTACGACTATCTCGTCCTGGCCACTGGTTCGACACATAGCTACTTCAGTCATCCGGAGTGGGCAGAGCTGGCGCCAGGACTGAAACAGATTGAAGACGCCACGGAGATTCGTCGGAGGGTCTTGCTTGCCTTTGAACTTGCGGAACGGCAGATGGTGGAAACCGGTTCGCACCCTCCATTGCAGTTCGTCATCATCGGTGCCGGGCCCACAGGCGTGGAACTCGCCGGAGCAATCTCGGACATTACGAGACTCTATATGGCGAAAGATTTTCATCATATCGACACAAAGAAAACGAAGATCATCATTCTCGAAGGCTCTCCTGCCGTATTAGGCATGTACCCGACTGATTTACAGCAGAAAGCAATCCTGCAACTCCATAAGCTGGGTGTAGAGGTGCACACTGGCGCACTGGTAACGGACCTGCAGCCTGGCTACGTCATCATTGGCGAGGGCGCACAGACTAAACGAATAGAGAGTGTTTGCACTCTCTGGGCCGCGGGAGTAAAATCCTCGCCGCTCGGCAGGCTGCTGGCGGCCAGTATGGGAAACGACAGCATTCTGGACCGGCGTGGGTGCGTGCTGGTCGATGAACACCTCAACCCGAAGGGGCATCCAGAGATCTTTATCTGCGGAGATCTGGCGCATTTCGAGCAGGACGGCAAACAGGTTCCGGGTGTAGCGCAGCCGGCGATGCAGATGGGCCGCTATGCTGCCGGGCGCATCGGCTTGCTGGTGTGCGATCCTTCTGCAGCGGCACAGCAAAAGGGCTTCCGCTACTTCGACAAGGGGGATATGGCGACTATCGGGCGCAAGATGGCAGTCGCCCGAATCGTCTGGCCTTTCAGGGCTGACTGGTCCGGTTTTATGGCCTGGGCGACCTGGCTTACCGTACACATCTTCTTCCTCATGGATTTTCGTAACAGGTGGAGCGTCTTCGTTAACTGGGGATATACGTATCTCCGTTTTCGCACCGGAGCCCGTCTGATTACTGGCTCCAGGGATCTGCCCGGATGGAAGACGTTGCTTGAGAAGGATGCGGCCGAAAGGTCCTGCACGGATCAGTTGTCATAA
- a CDS encoding NAD-dependent formate dehydrogenase, which produces MAKVLCVLYPDPQAGYPPQYARDTIPTITHYANGQTAPTPKGPLGFKPGELVGCVSGELGLRSYLEKHGHELIVTSDKEGPHSEFEKHLPDAEVVISQPFWPAYLTKERIAKAKNLKLALTAGIGSDHVDLEAAAKAGVTVAEVTGSNSISVAEHVVMMVLSLVRNYLPAHGLAVNGVWNIADCVERSYDVEGMHFGTIAAGRIGLAVLRRLKPFGLCLHYTDPHRLSPEIEKELGLTFHPNAESLVKEVDIVNLQMPLYPSTEHFFDDKMFAKMKRGAYLINTARGKLVERDAVVRALSSGHLAGYAGDVWFPQPAPLDHPWRTMPFNGMTPHMSGTSLSAQARYAAGTLEILESYFDKTPIRQEYLIVDGGKLAGTGAQSYKLT; this is translated from the coding sequence ATGGCGAAGGTCTTATGTGTTCTGTATCCCGATCCTCAAGCGGGTTACCCGCCACAGTATGCTCGGGACACGATTCCCACGATTACTCATTACGCTAACGGTCAGACTGCGCCAACGCCTAAGGGCCCCCTCGGCTTTAAGCCAGGCGAGTTAGTTGGCTGCGTCTCGGGTGAATTAGGCCTTCGCTCGTATCTCGAAAAACACGGCCACGAGTTGATCGTTACCAGCGATAAGGAGGGTCCGCATTCAGAGTTCGAAAAGCATCTTCCAGACGCTGAGGTTGTGATCTCCCAGCCCTTCTGGCCGGCATATCTGACCAAGGAGCGGATTGCGAAGGCCAAGAACCTGAAGCTCGCTCTCACCGCCGGCATCGGTTCCGATCACGTCGATCTCGAAGCAGCGGCCAAGGCAGGCGTCACCGTTGCCGAAGTGACCGGATCGAACAGCATCAGCGTGGCAGAGCATGTTGTGATGATGGTTCTCTCGCTGGTTCGTAACTATCTACCTGCACATGGACTCGCCGTCAACGGTGTCTGGAACATCGCCGATTGCGTCGAGCGCAGCTACGATGTGGAAGGAATGCACTTCGGTACGATCGCTGCTGGACGGATTGGCCTCGCGGTATTGCGCCGCCTCAAGCCCTTTGGCTTGTGCCTACATTACACCGATCCGCATCGGCTCAGCCCGGAAATTGAGAAAGAGCTCGGTCTGACCTTTCACCCTAATGCCGAGTCGCTTGTGAAAGAGGTCGACATCGTCAATCTTCAGATGCCGCTCTATCCCTCGACAGAGCATTTCTTCGACGACAAGATGTTTGCCAAGATGAAACGCGGCGCATATCTGATCAACACAGCTCGTGGCAAGCTGGTTGAACGCGATGCGGTCGTGCGTGCTCTCTCCTCGGGCCATCTCGCAGGTTATGCCGGTGATGTATGGTTTCCGCAACCTGCGCCGCTCGATCACCCCTGGCGCACCATGCCGTTCAATGGCATGACCCCACACATGTCGGGAACTTCGCTCTCTGCGCAGGCGCGCTATGCCGCAGGTACGCTGGAGATTCTTGAAAGCTATTTCGACAAAACACCGATCCGTCAGGAATACCTGATCGTTGATGGCGGGAAGCTTGCCGGTACAGGCGCCCAGTCCTACAAGCTGACTTAA
- a CDS encoding LysR family transcriptional regulator, producing the protein MDQIDKIHHVHIRNIDLNLIVPLHALLEERSVTRAAKRVNLSQPAMSHALDRLRDTFSDDLLIRDGHRDYLLTARGKQLLQELEWMLPRLERFLTGQAFSPRDATGRIRVVMTDYATAVILPRIVGPASLAAPGVQIHVSAWQEYSYADLLAGRVDLVFSALAPPHPIYTEVLFQEHFVCLVAENHPYKGRAFSLSQYLQYRHVMIEMDPNQQTLVDRPLAEIGKRREIGLIVPYFLAGVMALRDTELILTVPSRVAPQFLGRYPFRQVKAPAEIPRFQYLMAWHPRLENEDLYQWFRDVLRKHFHDGMPVAPKRTAAPSSAHSFRKRRRRS; encoded by the coding sequence ATGGATCAAATTGATAAAATTCATCACGTGCATATCAGAAACATAGATTTGAATCTGATTGTCCCGCTCCATGCACTTCTCGAGGAACGCAGTGTTACGCGGGCGGCAAAGCGTGTAAACCTATCACAGCCGGCGATGAGTCATGCACTGGATCGCTTACGCGACACATTCTCGGACGATCTCTTGATTCGGGATGGTCATCGCGATTATTTATTGACGGCCCGCGGGAAGCAGCTTCTACAGGAACTTGAATGGATGCTGCCACGTCTGGAAAGATTTTTGACCGGGCAAGCCTTTTCCCCCCGCGACGCAACTGGACGTATTCGGGTGGTGATGACGGACTATGCGACGGCAGTCATCCTGCCCCGCATTGTTGGGCCTGCCAGCTTGGCTGCGCCCGGTGTGCAGATTCACGTGTCAGCCTGGCAGGAGTACTCCTATGCGGACTTACTTGCGGGCCGGGTCGATCTTGTCTTCAGTGCTCTGGCTCCGCCGCATCCGATCTATACAGAGGTTTTGTTTCAAGAGCACTTCGTCTGCCTTGTTGCTGAAAACCATCCGTATAAAGGAAGAGCTTTCAGTCTCAGCCAATACTTGCAGTATCGACACGTCATGATTGAAATGGATCCAAATCAACAGACGCTTGTCGATAGACCTCTAGCGGAAATTGGAAAAAGGCGTGAGATTGGCCTTATCGTCCCTTATTTCCTCGCTGGTGTTATGGCACTTCGTGATACGGAACTTATCTTGACCGTGCCGTCGCGCGTTGCCCCGCAATTTCTGGGCCGGTATCCTTTCAGGCAAGTCAAGGCTCCGGCAGAGATTCCACGGTTCCAGTACTTGATGGCGTGGCATCCACGGCTGGAAAACGAAGATCTGTATCAATGGTTTCGAGACGTTCTTCGAAAGCACTTCCATGATGGAATGCCCGTTGCGCCAAAAAGAACCGCGGCACCCTCATCTGCTCACAGCTTTCGGAAGAGGCGTCGTCGGTCTTAG
- a CDS encoding cytochrome d ubiquinol oxidase subunit II: MNAGTALAAVILGGTILYALLAGADYGAGCWDMLCSGARKQEQQNLIARAIQPVWETNHVWLILVIVLMFSGFPGAFSALSVGLAVPLLFVLLGIVLRGSAFVFRAYFVGAPDIQSSWGRVFSISSSFTPFFLGVIIGAISCNQTIVSHGISVNGFLKTWWGIFPVCVGLLALMLFAFLSASYLTVEATTVELQDDFRSRGLAAWVTSVIMAGITLLMAGSSAYEIRSALMSLRVFPIVLLAICVSLVAAYSLFRRYFAMARVAAALQVALILLGWGLAQYPYIIRPDITISNSQAPNNVLIALLFVAAGGMVVLVPSLTLLLYVFKRRNAYPQRHITTLQ; this comes from the coding sequence ATGAACGCTGGTACCGCATTAGCAGCGGTCATTCTTGGTGGCACTATCCTGTATGCGCTGTTAGCGGGCGCCGACTATGGAGCCGGCTGCTGGGATATGCTCTGTTCCGGCGCGAGGAAGCAAGAGCAACAAAACCTCATTGCACGCGCCATACAACCGGTATGGGAGACGAATCATGTATGGTTGATCCTCGTTATTGTGCTGATGTTTTCAGGCTTCCCAGGCGCGTTCTCCGCTCTGTCCGTAGGGCTCGCGGTACCTTTGCTGTTCGTTCTACTAGGGATCGTCCTGAGAGGCTCCGCTTTTGTTTTTCGGGCCTACTTCGTGGGTGCCCCAGACATCCAATCTTCATGGGGTAGGGTCTTCTCCATCTCCAGCAGTTTTACTCCATTCTTTCTTGGTGTCATTATCGGCGCGATCTCATGCAATCAGACTATTGTGAGTCATGGAATCAGCGTGAATGGATTTCTGAAGACATGGTGGGGAATATTTCCGGTCTGTGTCGGCCTTCTTGCACTCATGCTCTTTGCGTTTTTGTCAGCAAGCTATCTCACAGTCGAAGCAACCACGGTCGAACTACAGGACGATTTCAGAAGTCGAGGGCTTGCAGCCTGGGTCACATCTGTCATCATGGCAGGCATCACGCTTCTTATGGCGGGTTCATCTGCATACGAGATCAGAAGCGCATTGATGAGTCTACGTGTATTCCCCATCGTGCTCCTCGCAATCTGTGTTTCTCTGGTGGCCGCTTATTCACTCTTCAGAAGATATTTCGCTATGGCAAGAGTGGCCGCCGCACTTCAGGTTGCACTCATTCTGCTCGGCTGGGGTCTGGCCCAATACCCTTACATAATTCGGCCTGATATCACAATCTCGAACAGTCAGGCACCAAACAATGTCCTGATCGCACTTCTGTTTGTGGCAGCCGGAGGAATGGTAGTGTTAGTCCCTTCTTTAACCTTGCTCCTCTACGTCTTCAAACGAAGAAATGCCTATCCTCAACGGCACATCACAACTCTACAATGA
- a CDS encoding cytochrome ubiquinol oxidase subunit I: MEHLLAARSQMGMSLAFHILFATIGVSLPLMMTVAEWRWRASGDDSYLWLARQWSKGAGILFAVGAVSGTVLSFELGLLWPRFMQYAGAIIGMPFSLEGFAFFTEAIFLGIYLYGWNRVPEWLHLASGGMVAISGLLSTLFVTAANGWMNTPAGFRIEHGQFVDIHPFAAMFNPAAIPEGIHMALAAYCAGGFATAGIHAWLMLRRGFNHFDSNAIKIALAIGGMAVLLQSVSGDALARMVASRQPMKLASLEGQFQTERSAPLRIGGIPFSRERVTKYAIEIPDGLSLLAFHSPHALIQGLEEEPEADWPDVRIVHICFQVMVGCGMILCAIAILSSILQWKSREALKTKWYLRILMFLSPLGFIALEAGWMVTELGRQPWIIYHLMRTRDAVTSMPNLNLTFSAMTALYILLGVITLWLLAHHVITLPERSDQKFREVTE, encoded by the coding sequence ATGGAACATTTGTTGGCCGCGCGGTCGCAGATGGGAATGTCGCTGGCATTCCATATACTCTTCGCAACGATAGGCGTCTCTCTTCCCTTGATGATGACGGTCGCGGAATGGCGCTGGCGAGCCTCAGGTGATGACTCTTACCTCTGGTTGGCAAGACAGTGGTCAAAGGGCGCAGGGATTCTCTTTGCCGTCGGAGCTGTTTCCGGCACAGTACTTTCCTTTGAACTCGGCCTTCTTTGGCCACGCTTCATGCAATATGCAGGCGCCATCATTGGCATGCCTTTCTCACTCGAGGGATTTGCATTTTTCACCGAAGCCATTTTTCTAGGAATCTACCTCTATGGCTGGAATCGCGTGCCAGAATGGCTCCATCTTGCGTCGGGAGGAATGGTTGCTATCAGTGGTCTTCTCTCGACCCTCTTTGTAACCGCGGCAAATGGCTGGATGAACACGCCTGCCGGTTTTCGGATCGAACATGGCCAATTCGTGGATATTCATCCATTCGCAGCGATGTTCAATCCAGCGGCTATTCCAGAAGGAATCCACATGGCTCTTGCGGCCTATTGCGCGGGAGGCTTTGCTACCGCCGGCATTCATGCATGGCTGATGCTCCGACGCGGCTTCAATCACTTTGATTCCAACGCGATCAAAATCGCGTTAGCAATCGGAGGTATGGCGGTTCTTCTCCAGAGCGTCAGTGGTGACGCCCTCGCGCGCATGGTCGCATCCAGACAACCGATGAAACTAGCAAGCCTGGAAGGTCAGTTCCAAACAGAAAGAAGTGCCCCACTGCGAATTGGCGGAATCCCCTTTTCCAGAGAGCGAGTGACTAAATACGCGATCGAGATACCCGACGGCCTCAGTCTCCTCGCATTTCATTCCCCTCATGCGCTGATTCAAGGACTGGAGGAAGAGCCTGAGGCCGACTGGCCTGATGTCCGCATCGTCCATATCTGCTTCCAGGTGATGGTGGGATGTGGGATGATTTTGTGCGCTATTGCCATCCTGAGCAGCATCTTGCAATGGAAGAGCCGTGAGGCGTTAAAAACGAAGTGGTATCTGAGAATCCTGATGTTTTTGAGCCCGCTGGGGTTTATTGCTCTTGAAGCCGGCTGGATGGTGACAGAACTCGGACGTCAACCCTGGATTATCTACCACCTGATGCGAACACGCGACGCCGTAACATCGATGCCGAATCTGAATCTCACCTTTAGCGCCATGACGGCGCTGTATATCCTTCTCGGAGTGATCACACTCTGGCTACTCGCGCATCATGTCATAACCCTTCCCGAGAGAAGCGACCAAAAGTTTCGTGAGGTGACGGAATGA
- a CDS encoding DUF5996 family protein produces MTAKTTHPHPWPALSYPAFEPTRYFLHMVLQAIGKLKLAAPFQPQWAEVPLWLNARGLTTGLIPYVDGVYEVRVDFISHEVQWLTNSGISGQITLGPTSVAAFVDSFLNQLHHAGINASITLMPQEVPNPISFNEDKEQRPYDRNLVDAWWGILLRSQHVLKAFQGRFTGKTQPIGLMWGTLDIRAVFYNGKPASPSANIGYIRRNAMNAELIEMGWWAGDASYPKPAFYSFTYPQPQGIESMKVAPDVACWNAGMGEFLLDYDDLRQSSNPDRDLFAFLESTYQAGAASAGWNPGLLGSGRPD; encoded by the coding sequence ATGACAGCCAAAACAACTCATCCCCATCCATGGCCGGCTCTTTCCTATCCGGCATTTGAGCCCACCCGATACTTCCTGCACATGGTGCTGCAGGCAATAGGCAAACTCAAGCTGGCAGCACCATTCCAGCCGCAGTGGGCCGAAGTGCCGTTATGGCTCAACGCGAGAGGTCTGACTACCGGCCTCATCCCATACGTCGACGGCGTCTATGAGGTCCGTGTCGATTTCATATCGCACGAGGTGCAATGGCTCACAAACTCGGGCATCTCGGGGCAAATAACCTTAGGGCCTACATCTGTTGCCGCGTTCGTCGACTCGTTCCTGAATCAACTTCACCACGCAGGGATTAACGCGTCGATCACGCTCATGCCACAGGAAGTGCCTAACCCGATCTCGTTCAACGAAGACAAAGAACAGCGCCCATACGATCGCAACCTGGTCGATGCATGGTGGGGCATCCTTCTCCGCTCTCAACATGTACTCAAAGCTTTTCAGGGACGCTTCACCGGCAAAACGCAACCCATCGGCCTGATGTGGGGAACACTCGACATTCGAGCTGTCTTCTATAACGGCAAACCGGCCTCACCGAGCGCAAACATCGGCTACATCCGCCGCAATGCGATGAATGCGGAGCTGATCGAGATGGGATGGTGGGCCGGCGACGCGTCCTATCCGAAGCCAGCGTTCTATTCCTTCACCTACCCTCAGCCGCAAGGAATCGAAAGCATGAAGGTCGCTCCAGACGTCGCCTGCTGGAATGCAGGAATGGGCGAGTTCCTACTCGATTACGATGACTTACGCCAATCCAGCAACCCCGACCGCGACTTGTTTGCATTCCTGGAATCCACCTATCAAGCCGGTGCCGCTTCGGCAGGTTGGAATCCCGGACTACTTGGCAGCGGCCGCCCTGACTAA